The Bacteroides acidifaciens genome includes a region encoding these proteins:
- the purL gene encoding phosphoribosylformylglycinamidine synthase, translated as MILFFRTPSKSVIAVESNHQLTPDESNKLCWLFGEAAMESEENLKGCFVGPRREMITPWSTNAVEITQNMGLEGISRIEEYFSVKDENADHDPMLQRMYKGLDQNVFTTNRQPEPIIYIEDLEVYNEKEGLALSKEEMEYLKKVENDLGRKLTDSEVFGFAQINSEHCRHKIFGGTFIIDGVEQESSLFQMIKKTTQENPNKIISAYKDNVAFAEGPVVEQFAPADHSKPDYFQVKDIKSVISLKAETHNFPTTVEPFNGASTGTGGEIRDRMGGGKGSWPIAGTAVYMTSYPRTDEGREWEEILPVRKWLYQTPEQILIKASNGASDFGNKFGQPLICGSVLTFEHTENKEVYGYDKVIMLAGGVGYGTQRDCLKGAPEAGNKVVVIGGDNYRIGLGGGSVSSVDTGRYSSGIELNAVQRANAEMQKRANNVVRALCEEEVNPVVSIHDHGSAGHVNCLSELVEECGGLIDMSKLPIGDKTLSAKEIIANESQERMGLLIKEEAIEHVRKIAERERAPMYVVGETTGDHRFAFQQADGVRPFDLAVEQMFGSSPKTYMIDKTVERHYEMPKYELSKLHEYLTNVLQLEAVACKDWLTNKVDRSVTGKVARQQCQGELQLPLSDCGVVALDYRGEKGIATSIGHAPQAALADPAAGSILSVSEALTNLVWAPMAEGMDSISLSANWMWPCRSQEGEDARLYTAVKALSDFCCALQINVPTGKDSLSMTQKYPNGEKVISPGTVIVSAGGEVSDVKKVVSPVLVNNEKTTLYHIDFSFDELKLGGSAFAQSLGKVGDDVPCVQDAEYFRDAFLAVQELVNKGLILAGHDISAGGLITTLLEMCFSNVEGGMEISLDKMKEQDIIKILFAENPGIVIQISDKHKEEVKKILEDAGVGYIKLGKPTDERHILVSKDGATYQFGVDYMRDVWYSSSYLLDRKQSMNGCAKKRFENYKMQPVEFAFMPEFKGKLSQYGITPDRRTPSGIRAAIIREKGTNGEREMAYSLYLAGFDVKDVTMTDLISGRETLEDVNMIVYCGGFSNSDVLGSAKGWAGGFLFNPKAKEALDKFYAREDTLSLGICNGCQLMMELGLINPEHKKKGKMLHNDSHKFESTFVGLTIPTNRSVMFGSLSGSKLGIWVAHGEGKFSLPYDEDKYNVVAKYSYDEYPGNPNGSDYSIAGLASADGRHLAMMPHLERAIFPWQNGCYPADRKNCDQVTPWIEAFVNARKWVEEKVK; from the coding sequence ATGATTCTTTTTTTCAGAACCCCTTCCAAGAGCGTGATTGCCGTAGAGAGCAATCATCAGCTCACCCCTGACGAAAGTAATAAACTCTGCTGGCTTTTTGGCGAAGCCGCGATGGAAAGTGAAGAAAACCTGAAAGGCTGTTTCGTTGGCCCGCGCCGCGAGATGATCACTCCCTGGAGTACAAACGCAGTAGAAATCACCCAAAACATGGGACTTGAAGGCATCAGCCGTATCGAGGAATACTTCTCCGTTAAGGACGAAAACGCTGACCACGACCCGATGCTGCAACGCATGTACAAAGGACTCGACCAAAACGTATTCACGACCAACCGCCAGCCGGAACCAATCATCTACATCGAAGACCTCGAAGTGTACAACGAAAAAGAAGGTCTGGCACTTTCTAAAGAAGAAATGGAGTATCTGAAGAAAGTGGAAAATGACCTCGGTCGTAAACTAACAGACTCCGAAGTTTTCGGTTTCGCACAAATCAACTCCGAACACTGCCGCCACAAAATCTTCGGCGGAACATTTATCATCGATGGTGTAGAACAGGAGTCTTCCCTGTTCCAGATGATTAAAAAGACGACACAGGAAAATCCGAATAAAATCATCTCTGCTTATAAAGACAATGTAGCCTTCGCCGAAGGTCCGGTGGTAGAACAGTTTGCTCCGGCAGACCACTCCAAGCCTGATTACTTCCAGGTGAAAGACATCAAGAGCGTTATCTCGCTGAAAGCGGAAACACATAACTTCCCAACTACCGTGGAACCGTTCAACGGTGCTTCTACCGGCACAGGCGGTGAAATCCGCGACCGTATGGGCGGTGGTAAAGGTTCATGGCCGATTGCAGGTACTGCTGTCTATATGACTTCTTACCCCCGCACGGATGAAGGACGCGAATGGGAAGAAATACTTCCGGTACGCAAATGGTTGTACCAGACTCCCGAGCAGATACTTATCAAGGCATCCAACGGTGCTTCCGACTTCGGTAATAAGTTCGGCCAACCGCTGATCTGTGGTTCCGTACTGACTTTCGAACATACGGAGAACAAAGAAGTGTATGGTTACGATAAAGTAATCATGCTTGCCGGCGGTGTAGGTTACGGCACACAACGTGACTGCCTGAAGGGTGCTCCCGAAGCAGGAAACAAGGTGGTAGTAATCGGTGGTGACAACTACCGCATCGGCCTTGGCGGTGGTTCCGTATCTTCAGTAGACACAGGCCGTTACAGCAGCGGCATCGAGCTGAACGCGGTTCAACGTGCCAACGCAGAAATGCAGAAACGTGCCAACAACGTAGTACGTGCTCTTTGCGAAGAAGAGGTGAATCCCGTTGTTTCCATCCACGACCACGGTTCGGCAGGACATGTAAACTGTCTTTCCGAGTTGGTGGAAGAATGTGGCGGTTTGATTGACATGAGCAAGCTACCTATCGGCGACAAGACCTTGTCGGCAAAAGAAATCATTGCCAACGAGAGCCAGGAACGTATGGGGCTGTTGATTAAAGAAGAAGCTATCGAACATGTACGCAAGATTGCCGAACGCGAACGCGCTCCGATGTACGTAGTCGGCGAAACAACCGGCGATCATCGTTTCGCTTTCCAGCAGGCTGACGGTGTACGTCCCTTCGACCTTGCCGTAGAACAGATGTTCGGTTCTTCTCCCAAGACTTACATGATTGACAAAACCGTAGAACGTCATTACGAAATGCCGAAATACGAATTGTCAAAACTCCATGAATATCTGACAAATGTATTACAGCTCGAAGCAGTAGCCTGCAAGGATTGGTTGACAAATAAGGTGGACCGCTCCGTGACAGGTAAAGTAGCCCGCCAGCAATGCCAGGGTGAACTTCAGTTGCCGTTGAGCGACTGTGGCGTCGTAGCACTCGACTATCGTGGCGAGAAAGGTATCGCTACTTCTATCGGACATGCTCCACAAGCAGCATTGGCGGATCCGGCTGCCGGCTCCATCCTTTCCGTATCCGAAGCATTGACCAACCTCGTTTGGGCTCCGATGGCAGAAGGTATGGACAGCATTTCCCTGTCTGCCAACTGGATGTGGCCTTGCCGCTCTCAGGAAGGTGAAGACGCCCGCCTTTACACAGCCGTTAAAGCATTGAGCGACTTCTGCTGCGCTTTGCAAATCAATGTTCCTACCGGAAAAGACTCCTTATCAATGACCCAGAAGTACCCGAACGGTGAAAAAGTAATTTCTCCGGGAACAGTGATTGTTTCCGCCGGCGGTGAAGTCTCCGATGTGAAGAAGGTAGTATCTCCGGTATTGGTAAACAACGAAAAGACAACTCTTTATCATATCGACTTCAGTTTTGACGAACTGAAACTCGGCGGTTCCGCTTTTGCGCAATCACTGGGTAAAGTAGGTGACGATGTGCCTTGCGTACAAGATGCCGAATACTTCCGTGATGCTTTCCTTGCCGTACAGGAGCTCGTAAACAAAGGACTGATTCTCGCCGGTCATGATATTTCTGCCGGTGGTCTGATCACTACACTGCTCGAAATGTGCTTCTCTAATGTAGAAGGTGGTATGGAAATCAGCCTTGACAAGATGAAAGAACAGGATATCATCAAGATTCTGTTTGCCGAAAATCCGGGTATCGTTATCCAGATCAGCGACAAGCACAAGGAAGAAGTGAAGAAGATACTGGAAGATGCCGGCGTAGGTTATATTAAACTGGGTAAACCGACTGACGAGCGCCATATCCTGGTATCCAAGGATGGTGCTACTTACCAGTTTGGCGTGGACTACATGCGTGATGTATGGTATTCTTCTTCTTACCTGCTCGACCGCAAACAGTCAATGAACGGCTGCGCCAAGAAACGTTTTGAAAACTACAAGATGCAACCCGTAGAATTCGCTTTCATGCCGGAATTCAAAGGGAAGCTCTCCCAATACGGCATCACTCCCGACCGTCGTACTCCGAGTGGTATCCGCGCGGCTATCATCCGTGAGAAAGGCACGAACGGTGAACGTGAAATGGCATACTCACTCTATCTGGCAGGCTTTGACGTAAAAGACGTTACGATGACCGACCTTATCAGCGGACGTGAGACACTAGAAGACGTAAACATGATTGTTTACTGCGGTGGTTTCTCCAACTCCGACGTACTGGGTTCTGCCAAAGGATGGGCAGGCGGGTTCCTGTTCAACCCGAAAGCGAAAGAAGCACTCGACAAATTCTATGCTCGTGAAGATACGCTCTCACTGGGTATTTGCAACGGTTGCCAATTGATGATGGAACTTGGTCTTATCAATCCGGAACATAAGAAAAAAGGCAAGATGCTGCACAATGATTCCCACAAATTCGAGTCAACATTTGTCGGCTTGACTATCCCGACAAACCGCAGTGTAATGTTCGGTTCACTAAGCGGAAGCAAACTAGGTATCTGGGTAGCACACGGAGAAGGTAAATTCTCACTGCCGTACGATGAAGACAAATACAATGTAGTCGCAAAATACAGTTACGATGAGTATCCTGGCAACCCGAACGGCTCAGACTACTCCATCGCAGGACTTGCTAGTGCAGACGGACGTCATTTGGCGATGATGCCTCACTTGGAGCGCGCCATCTTCCCCTGGCAGAACGGATGTTATCCGGCAGACCGCAAGAACTGCGACCAGGTTACTCCGTGGATCGAAGCATTTGTCAACGCCCGCAAATGGGTTGAAGAAAAAGTGAAATAA
- a CDS encoding LysE family translocator, with product MIQIETIFDILVKGFIIGVVVSAPLGPVGVLCIQRTLNKGRWYGFVTGLGASLSDIAYALLTGYGMSFVSDYINKGSFYLQLLGSVMLLLFGIYTFRSNPVNSIRPASSSKGSYFHNFITAFFVTLSNPLIIFLFIGLFARFAFVQQGVLVFEEITGYFAIAAGALTWWLGITYFVNKVRTKFNLRGIWILNRVIGSIVILVSVAGLIYTLLGESIY from the coding sequence ATGATTCAGATAGAGACGATATTCGATATATTAGTTAAAGGCTTTATTATTGGCGTTGTTGTGTCCGCACCTCTCGGTCCGGTGGGTGTATTATGCATCCAAAGGACTCTGAATAAGGGGCGTTGGTACGGATTTGTGACAGGCCTGGGAGCCTCTTTGAGCGATATAGCTTACGCTCTGCTGACCGGTTACGGCATGAGTTTTGTATCAGATTATATTAATAAGGGCAGTTTTTATCTGCAATTGCTGGGTAGCGTCATGTTACTTCTTTTCGGAATCTATACTTTTCGTAGCAATCCGGTGAATTCTATCCGTCCGGCTTCGTCCAGCAAGGGCTCTTATTTCCATAATTTTATTACCGCATTTTTTGTCACTCTTTCCAATCCTTTAATCATATTCCTGTTTATCGGACTTTTTGCCCGTTTTGCCTTTGTTCAGCAGGGCGTTTTGGTCTTTGAAGAGATAACGGGATATTTTGCTATCGCTGCGGGAGCATTGACCTGGTGGCTCGGAATCACTTACTTTGTAAACAAGGTGCGTACCAAATTCAACCTGCGTGGCATCTGGATACTGAACCGTGTCATCGGAAGTATTGTAATACTGGTATCTGTGGCAGGGTTGATTTATACTTTGTTGGGAGAGTCAATTTATTAG
- a CDS encoding DUF4924 family protein: MNQIAQQLKEQNIAEYLIYMWQEEDLIRANHCEPEEMEANVISRYPEDRRPDMREWYGNLITMMCEEGVRETGHLQINRNVIINLTELHNALASSPKFPFYSAAYFKALPFIVELRNKNGKKDEPELETCFEALYGVLLLRLQGKNISEGTAKAMEAITSFLSMLANYYDKDRKGELKLDE; this comes from the coding sequence ATGAATCAGATAGCACAACAACTGAAGGAGCAGAATATTGCTGAATACCTTATATATATGTGGCAAGAGGAAGACTTAATCCGTGCCAATCATTGTGAACCGGAAGAGATGGAAGCCAATGTGATTTCCCGTTACCCGGAAGACCGGCGTCCTGATATGCGAGAATGGTATGGAAACCTGATTACAATGATGTGCGAGGAAGGTGTGCGTGAAACGGGGCATTTGCAGATTAACAGGAATGTGATTATCAATCTGACCGAACTGCACAATGCGCTGGCTTCATCTCCAAAGTTTCCTTTTTATAGCGCTGCCTATTTCAAGGCATTGCCGTTTATCGTGGAATTACGGAATAAAAACGGTAAGAAGGATGAACCCGAACTGGAAACTTGTTTTGAAGCCTTGTACGGAGTACTCCTGCTCCGGCTTCAAGGAAAGAACATCAGCGAAGGAACGGCAAAGGCAATGGAAGCCATCACTAGTTTCCTGTCTATGTTGGCGAACTATTATGATAAAGACCGCAAAGGTGAATTAAAACTTGATGAATAA
- the rfbD gene encoding dTDP-4-dehydrorhamnose reductase, protein MRILVTGANGQLGNEMQVLAKENPQHTYYFTDVQELDICDAQAVWAYIAEKRIELVVNCAAYTAVDKAEENAELAYKLNCEAAKTLATVAQFNGAAMIQVSTDYVFDGTAHIPYTEDCDPCPDSVYGTTKLEGEYDVMNHCEKTVVIRTAWLYSTFGNNFVKTMIRLGKERDSLGVVFDQIGTPTYANDLAQAIYTIINKGIVRGVYHFSNEGVCSWYDFTIAIHRLAGITSCKVTPLHTAEYPAKANRPAYSVLDKTKIKTTFGIEIPHWEESLKRCLEKLKIEN, encoded by the coding sequence ATGAGAATTTTGGTAACGGGAGCCAACGGTCAGCTTGGCAACGAAATGCAGGTGCTTGCAAAAGAGAACCCGCAACATACGTATTATTTCACAGATGTGCAGGAACTCGACATTTGTGATGCACAGGCTGTATGGGCTTATATTGCTGAAAAGCGAATTGAATTGGTCGTAAACTGCGCAGCTTATACGGCCGTGGACAAAGCGGAGGAGAATGCGGAACTGGCTTACAAATTAAATTGTGAAGCGGCGAAAACATTGGCAACCGTTGCGCAATTTAATGGTGCAGCTATGATACAGGTCTCTACGGATTATGTGTTCGACGGCACTGCTCATATTCCTTATACTGAAGATTGTGACCCTTGTCCGGATTCTGTATATGGCACTACAAAATTGGAAGGAGAATATGATGTGATGAATCATTGTGAGAAAACGGTTGTTATCCGCACTGCATGGCTCTATTCCACTTTCGGAAATAATTTCGTAAAGACGATGATTCGCTTGGGAAAAGAACGTGATAGTTTGGGAGTCGTTTTCGACCAGATAGGAACACCTACTTATGCCAACGATCTGGCACAAGCCATCTATACCATAATTAATAAGGGTATAGTTCGTGGTGTCTATCATTTCAGCAATGAAGGAGTCTGCTCCTGGTATGACTTTACGATAGCCATACACCGCCTGGCAGGAATCACTTCATGCAAAGTAACCCCTTTGCATACGGCTGAATATCCGGCAAAGGCCAACCGTCCCGCTTATTCCGTACTTGATAAGACAAAGATAAAAACAACGTTCGGCATCGAGATTCCTCATTGGGAGGAAAGTCTTAAACGATGCTTGGAGAAATTGAAAATTGAAAATTAA
- a CDS encoding peptide chain release factor 3, translating to MADNTEILRRRTFAIIAHPDAGKTSLTEKLLLFGGQIQVAGAVKSNKIKKTATSDWMEIEKQRGISVTTSVMEFDYRDYKINILDTPGHQDFAEDTYRTLTAVDSVIIVVDGAKGVETQTRKLMEVCRMRKTPVIIFVNKMDREGKDPFDLLDELEEELMIQVRPLSWPIEQGARFKGVYNIYEQKLDLYQPSKQVVTEKVAVDIHSEELDQQIGKSLADKLRGDLELIEGVYPEFDSESYLAGDCAPVFFGSALNNFGVQELLNCFVEIAPSPRPVQAEEREVKPEEPKFTGFIFKITANIDPNHRSCVAFCKICSGKFVRNAPYQHVRHGKTMRFSSPTQFMAQRKTTIDEAYAGDIIGLPDNGTFKIGDTLTEGEMLHFRGLPSFSPEMFKYIENADPMKQKQLAKGIDQLMDEGVAQLFVNQFNGRKIIGTVGQLQFEVIQYRLLNEYNASCRWEPVSLYKACWVESDDPAELEAFKKRKYQYMAKDREGRDVFLADSNYVLQMAQMDFKHIKFHFTSEF from the coding sequence ATGGCAGATAATACAGAAATTTTGAGACGGCGAACGTTCGCCATTATAGCGCATCCTGATGCCGGTAAGACATCTTTGACGGAAAAGCTGTTGCTATTCGGTGGGCAGATTCAAGTGGCAGGTGCAGTAAAAAGTAATAAGATTAAGAAAACGGCTACGTCCGACTGGATGGAGATTGAGAAACAGCGTGGTATCTCGGTAACGACTTCTGTGATGGAATTCGATTATCGCGACTACAAGATTAATATTCTCGATACTCCCGGTCACCAGGACTTTGCCGAAGATACATATCGCACATTGACAGCTGTAGACAGTGTTATCATCGTTGTAGATGGTGCGAAGGGTGTGGAAACACAGACACGTAAACTGATGGAGGTGTGCCGTATGAGAAAGACTCCGGTAATTATCTTCGTCAACAAAATGGACCGTGAAGGAAAAGACCCGTTCGATTTGCTTGATGAACTTGAAGAAGAACTGATGATTCAGGTTCGTCCCTTGTCTTGGCCGATTGAACAGGGAGCACGTTTTAAAGGGGTATACAATATCTACGAACAGAAACTCGACTTGTATCAGCCATCCAAACAGGTGGTAACAGAGAAAGTGGCAGTCGATATTCATTCGGAAGAACTGGACCAGCAGATTGGCAAGTCGTTGGCAGACAAGTTGCGTGGCGATTTGGAACTGATTGAGGGGGTTTATCCGGAATTTGATTCGGAATCCTATTTGGCGGGGGACTGTGCGCCTGTATTCTTTGGATCGGCGTTGAATAACTTCGGTGTTCAGGAATTGCTGAACTGTTTCGTGGAGATAGCTCCAAGCCCTCGTCCTGTGCAGGCTGAAGAACGCGAAGTGAAGCCGGAAGAACCTAAATTCACAGGATTTATCTTTAAGATTACCGCCAATATTGACCCGAATCACCGTTCGTGCGTGGCATTCTGCAAGATTTGTTCCGGTAAGTTTGTGCGTAACGCTCCCTACCAACATGTGCGTCACGGAAAGACGATGCGCTTTTCGTCGCCTACGCAATTTATGGCGCAGCGCAAGACAACGATTGACGAAGCTTATGCCGGAGATATTATCGGTCTGCCGGATAACGGCACTTTCAAGATCGGTGATACGCTGACGGAAGGCGAAATGCTTCATTTCCGCGGATTGCCCAGTTTCTCGCCGGAGATGTTCAAGTATATCGAGAATGCAGACCCGATGAAGCAGAAACAATTGGCAAAAGGTATCGACCAGTTGATGGACGAAGGTGTGGCACAGTTGTTTGTCAATCAGTTCAATGGCCGTAAGATTATCGGTACGGTGGGGCAGTTGCAGTTTGAGGTTATCCAATATCGTTTGTTGAACGAGTACAATGCGTCCTGTCGGTGGGAACCGGTAAGCCTTTATAAGGCTTGTTGGGTAGAGAGTGACGATCCTGCGGAACTGGAAGCTTTCAAAAAACGCAAATATCAATATATGGCGAAGGATAGGGAAGGGCGCGATGTGTTCCTTGCGGATTCCAACTATGTACTCCAGATGGCTCAAATGGACTTTAAGCATATCAAATTCCATTTTACAAGTGAGTTTTAA
- a CDS encoding RNA polymerase sigma factor, whose amino-acid sequence MKTLSWDKIQQGDEEAFRQLYDQYADLLYGYGMKIAGDDTVVTEAIQSLFVYIFEKRETCAAPQSIPAYLCVSLRHMIVNELKKENSGTFKSLDEVDTNEYRFDLEIDIETAIIRSELEKEQLEALQKELNDLTKQQREVLYLKYYKKMSPEEIAQVMGLTSRTVYNTTHMAITRLRERLGKSLLLAVVANLWIFN is encoded by the coding sequence ATGAAGACACTATCCTGGGATAAGATTCAGCAAGGAGATGAAGAGGCGTTCAGGCAGCTTTATGACCAATACGCAGATTTGCTTTATGGGTATGGCATGAAGATAGCCGGTGATGATACTGTGGTGACAGAGGCGATACAGTCGTTGTTCGTTTACATCTTTGAAAAAAGGGAAACGTGCGCCGCTCCTCAATCCATACCTGCCTATCTATGTGTTTCGTTGAGGCACATGATAGTGAACGAGCTGAAAAAAGAGAATAGTGGAACATTCAAATCGCTGGATGAAGTAGACACCAATGAATATCGGTTTGATCTGGAAATAGACATAGAAACTGCTATTATCCGTTCGGAGTTGGAAAAGGAACAGTTGGAGGCTTTGCAGAAAGAGTTGAATGACTTGACAAAGCAGCAGCGGGAAGTATTGTATTTGAAATACTATAAGAAGATGAGTCCGGAAGAAATAGCCCAGGTGATGGGACTCACTTCACGTACGGTATATAATACGACCCATATGGCTATAACCAGATTGAGAGAGCGTTTAGGTAAATCTTTATTGTTAGCGGTGGTGGCTAATTTGTGGATATTTAATTGA
- a CDS encoding FecR family protein, translating into MENWTESLDKYLEEGKLPLIGDKFSRKKEIGDKLKLQREESHKIALSRRRKQGAGRNIPFSWGIAAMFLLLLGVGGYYFSEKKIVTEGTAMAYELPDGSNVRIMANSRLTYNRIVWLWERKLQLLGKASFEVTKGKTFTVCTEAGDVTVLGTKFLIDQKGKNMFVNCEKGSVKVETAVGKRTLVAGESVRCDENKIVTISKPDDPEFPEVLGYEDDPLINVVADIEHIFKVMVVGHEKCDRLTYNGKVLTRDLKATLENVFGSCGISYELHGKEIILK; encoded by the coding sequence ATGGAAAATTGGACAGAGTCTTTAGACAAATATCTGGAAGAAGGCAAACTTCCTCTGATCGGCGATAAGTTCTCTCGCAAGAAAGAAATCGGTGATAAACTGAAGTTGCAGCGTGAAGAAAGCCATAAGATTGCCTTGAGCCGCAGAAGAAAACAAGGCGCTGGGCGAAACATTCCTTTCTCTTGGGGAATTGCTGCCATGTTCTTGCTTCTTTTGGGAGTGGGCGGATATTATTTCTCGGAGAAAAAGATAGTGACGGAAGGCACGGCTATGGCATATGAATTGCCGGATGGTAGCAATGTGCGGATTATGGCAAATTCTCGTCTGACTTATAACCGGATTGTCTGGCTTTGGGAACGAAAACTGCAATTGTTGGGCAAGGCTTCTTTTGAGGTGACCAAAGGCAAGACATTTACTGTATGTACCGAAGCCGGTGACGTGACGGTGTTGGGAACAAAGTTTTTGATTGACCAGAAAGGAAAGAATATGTTCGTGAATTGTGAGAAAGGGAGTGTCAAGGTGGAGACTGCTGTGGGTAAGCGGACATTAGTTGCCGGAGAAAGCGTGCGTTGTGATGAAAATAAGATTGTTACTATATCGAAACCGGATGATCCGGAGTTTCCGGAAGTCTTGGGGTATGAAGACGATCCGCTGATAAATGTAGTGGCGGATATAGAACATATATTTAAGGTGATGGTGGTAGGGCATGAGAAATGTGACAGACTTACCTATAATGGCAAGGTCTTGACGAGAGACTTGAAAGCCACCCTCGAAAATGTTTTCGGCTCGTGTGGAATCAGTTACGAACTTCATGGAAAAGAAATTATTTTAAAATAA
- a CDS encoding OadG family protein, with protein sequence MENIETAILLMVVGMATVFVILLIVICLGKFLITLVNKYAPEEVVPVKQEAAKGPAPIPGNILAAITAAVNVVTLGKGKVTKVEKI encoded by the coding sequence ATGGAAAATATCGAAACAGCGATCCTGCTGATGGTGGTCGGAATGGCTACCGTATTTGTTATTCTGCTGATTGTGATTTGTTTAGGTAAGTTTTTGATCACTTTGGTCAATAAATATGCCCCTGAAGAAGTGGTTCCTGTGAAGCAGGAAGCAGCGAAAGGTCCTGCGCCTATTCCGGGAAATATTCTGGCAGCTATCACGGCCGCTGTGAATGTGGTGACATTGGGCAAAGGAAAAGTCACTAAAGTAGAAAAAATATAA